GGCAGTTACAGTTGGCACAAAAAACCCGCTTCGGCGGGTTTTTTGCTTTTTCAGGACAGGGATTGCCGCCACAAAAACGCGAGCTTTCCCCGCATTTTGCCTGCAAATCACTTTCCCCGCCCCACAAGCTGCTTAAAATCTGGTAAACTGACTGTCACTTTGCGCCCGCGAGCCGGAGCGTTGTGGTGACTTTTCCCGCCAGGATGGGCGGAAAATGCCGCAAACGCTGGCTGTGAGCGAATCTGATAAGCAGGTGAGTCGCCGTGTGGTTGGCTATTCGCAGTAATTTTTTGTGAACAAACTTGGAGGTTTTCATGGCTGTCGCTGCCAACAAACGTTCGGTAATGACGCTGTTTTCTGGTCCGACTGACATTTTCAGCCATCAGGTACGTATCGTACTGGCTGAGAAGGGCGTCAGCGTGGAGATCGAGCAGGTTGAAACGGATAACCTGCCGCAGGATCTGATTGACCTCAACCCGTACCGCACCGTGCCAACGCTGGTCGATCGTGAGCTGACGTTGTATGAATCCCGTATCATCATGGAATACCTTGATGAACGTTTCCCGCATCCGCCGTTGATGCCTGTCTATCCGGTTGCCCGTGGCGAAAGCCGCCTGATGATGCACCGTATTGAGCAGGATTGGTACAGCCTGATGCGCATCATTGAAACCCGCACCGGTGCAGAAGCCGATGCCGCGCGTAAACAACTGCGTGAAGAATTGCTGGCGATTGCACCGCTGTTCTCACGCACGCCGTTCTTTATGAGCGAAGAGTTCAGCTTGGTTGATTGCTACCTGGCGCCGCTGCTGTGGCGTTTGCCGTCGATGGGTGTTGAGCTGGCTGGTGCAGGTTCTAAAGAGCTGAAAGGCTACATGAACCGCGTATTTGAACGTGACTCTTTCCTCGCTTCACTGACTGAAGCAGAACGTGAAATGCGCCTTCAAGCCCGGGGCTAATCTATGGAAATGTCGCAATTAACCGCCCGTCGTCCCTATTTGCTGCGTGCGTTTTATGACTGGTTGCTTGATAACCAGCTGACGCCGCATCTGGTGGTCGACATCAATCTGCCTGGTGTGCAGGTGCCGCTCGAGTACGCGCGTGATGGTCAGATTGTGCTGAACATTGCGCCGCGCGCGGTAGGCAACCTGGAGCTGGGCAACGATCATGTGCAGTTCAACGCACGCTTCGGTGGTGTGCCGCGTCAGGTCTCCGTACCGATGGCGGCCATTCTGGCCATCTATGCCCGTGAAAACGGCGCAGGAACGATGTTCGAACCGGAACCGGCCTATGAACTGGCTGCGCAGGATGAACTGGAAGGTCAGGAAGAAACCATGATGTCGGTGATTGATGGCGATCGCCCGGATGATTCGACTGACGATGAAACCCCGCCAGATGATGAGCCGCCACCGCGTGGTGGTCGACCTTCACTGCGTGTGGTGAAATAAAAAACGGGCCAGATGGCCCGTTTTTTTATGCCTGCGTCTTAGTAGACGTCACGCAGATAGCGTTTATCTTTCTTCAGCTGATCGACGTAGGCCGCCGCACGTTCGCTGGACAGGCCACCGAACTGACGGACCACCTCATACAGCGCGGCATCGACATCTTTCGCCATACGTGATGCATCACCACATACGTAGAAGTAAGCGCCTTCCTGGAGCCAGGCGTACAACTCCGCACCTTTCTCCAGCATACGGTTCTGCACGTAAATCTTCTCTTCCTGATCGCGTGAGAACGCCAGATCAAGGTGAGTCAGCAGACCGCTTTGTTGCCACTCGTTCAGCTCATCCTGGTAGATGTAGTCGTGTTCCTGGTGTTGGTCACCAAAGAACAGCCAGTTTTTGCCTTCGGCACCCGTGGCTTTACGCTCCTGCAGGAAGGCGCGGAACGGTGCAATACCGGTACCCGGACCCACCATGATCAGCGGTGCCTTATTGTTGGCGGGCACGCGGAACGCTTTGTTCGGCGAAATAAAGATTGCCGGCTTCTCGCCACGACGAACACGCTCTGCCAGATAGGTCGAGCACACGCCATTGCGGGCGCGGCCGCCGCTGTGATAACGCACCGACGCGATGGTCAGATGTACCTGATTCGGATGCGCTTTCGAGCTGGAAGAGATGGAGTAAGCACGGTGTTGCAACGGACGCAGCATCGCGACAAATTCCGGCACTGACAGGCTGCGCGTCAACTCAAGTTGCAGCAGATCCAGCGTGTCTTTGCCCCACAGCCACACGCCGAGGGTATCTTTGTCGTCGTGCTGCAGAACGTGGCGCAATTCCTGGTTAGTGGTGTTCTGGCCGACCCACTCAATCAGCTTGCGAGAAGGCTCAGAGATTTCGAACTGATAGGTCAGCAGATCGCCGAGATTACGTTCAAAGCTCGGTACCGGCGTTTCATAGTCTGCATTCAACTGGGTCAGCAGCAGCGTCACCAGCGCAGGGTCATTCACTGGGATCACTCCCAGGGCGTCGCCTGCTTCGTACTTTAGCCCGCTGTCCGTCAGGTCAAACTCGAAATGACGGATATCTTTGCCTGACTGCTCGCCAGACAAACGTTTGTTGGTCACCAATGCCGCAGCGTAAGGGTTCTGTTTGTTGCTGCCCGGGATGACCGGAGCTTCCGGTGCGCTCTCCAGCACCGTACCGCTGCTGCCGGCACTGGCAGCAAACTGCGGCATGGCTCCGCCGATCCATGCGCTGGAAGGCTCTTCGTAATCAATGTCGCAGTCAATACGATCAACCACGCGCTTCGCACCCAGCTGTTCCAGGCGCATATCGATAAATTTACCTGCCTGGCAGAAGCCGTCGTAACCGGTATCGCCGATCGCCAGCACGGCGAAGTGCATCTGCTCCAGACGCGGCGCGGTGCTGGCCGAAATGGCCTGCCAGAACAGTTGCGCGTTATCCGGCATTTCACCTTCACCGTAGGTCGAGGTGACAATCAGCACATGACGCATGGTGGCGAAGAGATCAATATCCACCTCGCCCAGCGCCTGAACCACCGGCACCAGGCCTTTGGCACGGGCGGCTTTGGCGGCCGTCTGGGCCAGCGCTTCTGCGTTGCCCGTCTGCGAACCGAACAGGATATGCAGTTGGGTGGTGGTCGCTGCACCGGCCGCAGGCGCGGCCTGCTGCTTATCTTCTAACACCAACAGGCGCGAGTGGAGACCGGCGAGAAAACCCGCCAGCCAGTATTTCTGATCACCGTTGAACGGTGCATCTTCAGGAATGTAAGGAATCTTCATGGGTACTTTTACTCAATCCCGTTCATGTTCAGTCAGTAATACACAAATCTGGTGATTCAGCTATCAGGATAATTTCCCGACAGCCGCCGCGATTTCTGGTAATGCCGCACGGGCAAACAACTCTTCAAAATCAGGCAGATGACCCAGTACCTCACGGTTACAGGCATCCTGATAGATGATCCAGCCGTAGGTCGCCAGGCTGTCCATCGAACGGATGTTGCGTTGCGTCAGCGCCGCTTTGTAATCCGACATACGCTTGGATGCGATCAAACTCGCCAGTTCATCATCGTTGTAGTTCTCGATAGCCGAGCGTGCATGGCGTTGCAGCTTACTGATCAACGCGAAATCTTCCGTCATCAGCAGGTTACGTACCGCTTTCTCAACGGCCGGATCTTCCACTGAGGTGCCTTTCGGCAGCTTACTCAGCGCCAGCTGCTGGGCGAAGCTCAGCACGGTATAGTTGTTCAGCAGCACGAACATCTCAAGCGTATCGGTAGCACCGTAAGCCGGTACTGCGCCATCAGCGATGGTTTTGCCCGCACGCCAGGCTGATTTGAACTTCGCAACCTGATGCGCAGCCAGCGACGTTGACAGCTCTTCCAGCAGATCCTTACGTGATTTCGCCTTCAGAATCTCACCGCCGTCCTGATAGAGCAACAGCGAACGTGGCATGACATACACAAAGTGGTGGCACTCGGTTTCCCAGTTCGCCAGCAGCCAGGCGGCACGCGGAGATTGGGTTGCTTCCAGATGCCAG
The DNA window shown above is from Pantoea sp. At-9b and carries:
- the sspA gene encoding stringent starvation protein SspA produces the protein MAVAANKRSVMTLFSGPTDIFSHQVRIVLAEKGVSVEIEQVETDNLPQDLIDLNPYRTVPTLVDRELTLYESRIIMEYLDERFPHPPLMPVYPVARGESRLMMHRIEQDWYSLMRIIETRTGAEADAARKQLREELLAIAPLFSRTPFFMSEEFSLVDCYLAPLLWRLPSMGVELAGAGSKELKGYMNRVFERDSFLASLTEAEREMRLQARG
- the sspB gene encoding ClpXP protease specificity-enhancing factor; its protein translation is MEMSQLTARRPYLLRAFYDWLLDNQLTPHLVVDINLPGVQVPLEYARDGQIVLNIAPRAVGNLELGNDHVQFNARFGGVPRQVSVPMAAILAIYARENGAGTMFEPEPAYELAAQDELEGQEETMMSVIDGDRPDDSTDDETPPDDEPPPRGGRPSLRVVK
- a CDS encoding sulfite reductase subunit alpha, with protein sequence MKIPYIPEDAPFNGDQKYWLAGFLAGLHSRLLVLEDKQQAAPAAGAATTTQLHILFGSQTGNAEALAQTAAKAARAKGLVPVVQALGEVDIDLFATMRHVLIVTSTYGEGEMPDNAQLFWQAISASTAPRLEQMHFAVLAIGDTGYDGFCQAGKFIDMRLEQLGAKRVVDRIDCDIDYEEPSSAWIGGAMPQFAASAGSSGTVLESAPEAPVIPGSNKQNPYAAALVTNKRLSGEQSGKDIRHFEFDLTDSGLKYEAGDALGVIPVNDPALVTLLLTQLNADYETPVPSFERNLGDLLTYQFEISEPSRKLIEWVGQNTTNQELRHVLQHDDKDTLGVWLWGKDTLDLLQLELTRSLSVPEFVAMLRPLQHRAYSISSSSKAHPNQVHLTIASVRYHSGGRARNGVCSTYLAERVRRGEKPAIFISPNKAFRVPANNKAPLIMVGPGTGIAPFRAFLQERKATGAEGKNWLFFGDQHQEHDYIYQDELNEWQQSGLLTHLDLAFSRDQEEKIYVQNRMLEKGAELYAWLQEGAYFYVCGDASRMAKDVDAALYEVVRQFGGLSSERAAAYVDQLKKDKRYLRDVY